From one Xiphias gladius isolate SHS-SW01 ecotype Sanya breed wild chromosome 12, ASM1685928v1, whole genome shotgun sequence genomic stretch:
- the LOC120797258 gene encoding tetratricopeptide repeat protein 39B isoform X1, producing the protein MAHVGNGAAAEEEDCFEDAYDRIPAACHMDLQTAIQETQCALNLVLNNKFSEALDLLKPWWRHSMYHALGYSSILVMQATMTFEHRDIQTAMATIKEALHTCQRFRKKNSMVGSLSSLISKQSNLQEEEMHAEICYAECLLQKATLTFVQDENMISFIKGGIKIRTSYQIYKDCQNVLNVTQDPAGQSDSFRQFEGGVKLGIGSFNLMLSLLPQRILRLLEFIGFSGNREFGLSQLREGASSHSLRSILSALTLLFYHTYVSLILGTGEGNLVEAEALLEPYQHKYPKGSIILFYSARIATLRGNFEKARARYEECISSQQEWKQIHHLCYWELMSTHSYQQEWQQAYRYADLLCKESRWSKAIYVYQKAAILSMMSEEEVKKTGEDIVDLFRQVEGLKQRLAGKSIPTEKFAVRKSRRYKAANPIPLVLPALEMMYVWNGFTIVGKRSDCTEAVLVTIEAAEEQLRNDPNPSEFHPDDSCLVQMLKGLCLKHLGRLLQAELCFTQVLSSESRIRYDHYLIPFTLYELGLLYKQQGDFSKATTYIENAKTNYKDYSMESRLHFRIHAALNSLKGSPVGTP; encoded by the exons ATGGCCCACGTAGGCAACGGAGCGGCGGccgaggaggag GACTGCTTTGAAGATGCCTACGACAGGATACCTGC gGCGTGTCATATGGACTTGCAGACAGCCATCCAGGAGACTCAGTGTGCTCTCAATCTGGTCCTCAACAACAAGTTCTCTGAAGCCCTGGACCTCCTCAAACCatg gtgGAGGCACAGCATGTACCATGCGCTGGGTTACAGCAGCATCCTGGTGATGCAGGCCACCATGACGTTTGAACACAGAGACATCCAGACTGCCATGGCAACCATCAAGGAGGCGTTACACACCTGTCAGAG gttcagGAAGAAGAACTCGATGGTTGGATCTCTGTCCAGTCTGATCAGCAAGCAGTCCAACCTGCAGGAAG aggagATGCATGCAGAGATCTGCTACGCCGAGTGTCTGCTGCAAAAAGCCACGCTGACATTTGTACAG GATGAGAACATGATCAGTTTTATAAAAGGAGGCATCAAGATTCGGACAAGCTACCAAATCTACAA GGACTGTCAGAATGTGCTGAATGTCACTCAGGACCCGGCCGGCCAGTCTGATTCGTTCAGACAGTTTGAGGGCGGAGTCAAACTGGGCATCGGGTCCTTCAACCTG ATGttgtctctcctccctcagaGGATTCTGAGGTTGCTGGAGTTCATCGGATTCTCAGGAAACAGG GAGTTTGGTTTGTCTCAGCTGCGAGAGGGGGCCTCCAGTCACAGTCTGCGGTCGATCCTCTCTGCTCTGACTTTGCTCTTTTACCACACATACGTTTCACTGATACTTG GAACTGGTGAGGGGAACCTGGTGGAGGCTGAAGCACTGCTGGAGCCGTACCAACACAAATACCCCAAA ggCTCCATTATTCTCTTCTACTCTGCTCGAATCGCCACGCTGCGAGGAAACTTCGAGAAG GCCCGGGCCAGATACGAGGAGTGTATCAGCAGCCAGCAGGAATGGAAGCAGATCCACCACCTGTGTTACTGGGAGCTGATGTCGACCCACTCCTACCAGCAGGAGTGGCAGCAGGCGTACCGCTACGCCGACCTGCTGTGCAAGGAGAGCCGCTGGTCCAAG GCTATCTATGTGTACCAGAAGGCAGCCATCCTCAGCATGATGTCAGAAGAGGAAGTGAAGAAGACGGGGGAGGACATTGTTGACCTCTTTAG gcagGTGGAAGGGCTGAAACAGCGCCTGGCCGGGAAGTCGATCCCGACGGAGAAATTTGCAGTGAGGAAGTCCAGACGCTACAAAGCTGCTAACCCCATCCCCCTGGTCCTCCCTGCGCTG gAGATGATGTATGTTTGGAACGGTTTCACCATCGTAGGGAAGAGATCCGACTGTACCGAGGCCGTGCTGGTTACCATCGAGGCGGCCGAGGAGCAGCTACGCAATGACCCCA ACCCATCAGAGTTTCATCCAGATGACAGCTGTCTGGTCCAGATGTTGAAGGGACTCTGTCTGAAACACCTGGGCAGGCTGCTGCAGGCTGAGCTCTGCTTCACACAGGTCTTGTCCAG CGAGAGTCGGATCAGATACGATCACTACTTGATTCCCTTCACTCTCTATGAGTTGGGCCTCCTGTATAAACAACAGGGAGATTTCAGCAAGGCCACCACATACATTGAAAATGCCAA GACGAACTACAAGGACTACTCCATGGAGTCCAGACTGCACTTCAGGATCCATGCGGCCCTCAACAGCCTCAAAGGATCCCCCGTGGGCACCCCGTAA
- the LOC120797258 gene encoding tetratricopeptide repeat protein 39B isoform X2: MDLQTAIQETQCALNLVLNNKFSEALDLLKPWWRHSMYHALGYSSILVMQATMTFEHRDIQTAMATIKEALHTCQRFRKKNSMVGSLSSLISKQSNLQEEEMHAEICYAECLLQKATLTFVQDENMISFIKGGIKIRTSYQIYKDCQNVLNVTQDPAGQSDSFRQFEGGVKLGIGSFNLMLSLLPQRILRLLEFIGFSGNREFGLSQLREGASSHSLRSILSALTLLFYHTYVSLILGTGEGNLVEAEALLEPYQHKYPKGSIILFYSARIATLRGNFEKARARYEECISSQQEWKQIHHLCYWELMSTHSYQQEWQQAYRYADLLCKESRWSKAIYVYQKAAILSMMSEEEVKKTGEDIVDLFRQVEGLKQRLAGKSIPTEKFAVRKSRRYKAANPIPLVLPALEMMYVWNGFTIVGKRSDCTEAVLVTIEAAEEQLRNDPNPSEFHPDDSCLVQMLKGLCLKHLGRLLQAELCFTQVLSSESRIRYDHYLIPFTLYELGLLYKQQGDFSKATTYIENAKTNYKDYSMESRLHFRIHAALNSLKGSPVGTP, encoded by the exons ATGGACTTGCAGACAGCCATCCAGGAGACTCAGTGTGCTCTCAATCTGGTCCTCAACAACAAGTTCTCTGAAGCCCTGGACCTCCTCAAACCatg gtgGAGGCACAGCATGTACCATGCGCTGGGTTACAGCAGCATCCTGGTGATGCAGGCCACCATGACGTTTGAACACAGAGACATCCAGACTGCCATGGCAACCATCAAGGAGGCGTTACACACCTGTCAGAG gttcagGAAGAAGAACTCGATGGTTGGATCTCTGTCCAGTCTGATCAGCAAGCAGTCCAACCTGCAGGAAG aggagATGCATGCAGAGATCTGCTACGCCGAGTGTCTGCTGCAAAAAGCCACGCTGACATTTGTACAG GATGAGAACATGATCAGTTTTATAAAAGGAGGCATCAAGATTCGGACAAGCTACCAAATCTACAA GGACTGTCAGAATGTGCTGAATGTCACTCAGGACCCGGCCGGCCAGTCTGATTCGTTCAGACAGTTTGAGGGCGGAGTCAAACTGGGCATCGGGTCCTTCAACCTG ATGttgtctctcctccctcagaGGATTCTGAGGTTGCTGGAGTTCATCGGATTCTCAGGAAACAGG GAGTTTGGTTTGTCTCAGCTGCGAGAGGGGGCCTCCAGTCACAGTCTGCGGTCGATCCTCTCTGCTCTGACTTTGCTCTTTTACCACACATACGTTTCACTGATACTTG GAACTGGTGAGGGGAACCTGGTGGAGGCTGAAGCACTGCTGGAGCCGTACCAACACAAATACCCCAAA ggCTCCATTATTCTCTTCTACTCTGCTCGAATCGCCACGCTGCGAGGAAACTTCGAGAAG GCCCGGGCCAGATACGAGGAGTGTATCAGCAGCCAGCAGGAATGGAAGCAGATCCACCACCTGTGTTACTGGGAGCTGATGTCGACCCACTCCTACCAGCAGGAGTGGCAGCAGGCGTACCGCTACGCCGACCTGCTGTGCAAGGAGAGCCGCTGGTCCAAG GCTATCTATGTGTACCAGAAGGCAGCCATCCTCAGCATGATGTCAGAAGAGGAAGTGAAGAAGACGGGGGAGGACATTGTTGACCTCTTTAG gcagGTGGAAGGGCTGAAACAGCGCCTGGCCGGGAAGTCGATCCCGACGGAGAAATTTGCAGTGAGGAAGTCCAGACGCTACAAAGCTGCTAACCCCATCCCCCTGGTCCTCCCTGCGCTG gAGATGATGTATGTTTGGAACGGTTTCACCATCGTAGGGAAGAGATCCGACTGTACCGAGGCCGTGCTGGTTACCATCGAGGCGGCCGAGGAGCAGCTACGCAATGACCCCA ACCCATCAGAGTTTCATCCAGATGACAGCTGTCTGGTCCAGATGTTGAAGGGACTCTGTCTGAAACACCTGGGCAGGCTGCTGCAGGCTGAGCTCTGCTTCACACAGGTCTTGTCCAG CGAGAGTCGGATCAGATACGATCACTACTTGATTCCCTTCACTCTCTATGAGTTGGGCCTCCTGTATAAACAACAGGGAGATTTCAGCAAGGCCACCACATACATTGAAAATGCCAA GACGAACTACAAGGACTACTCCATGGAGTCCAGACTGCACTTCAGGATCCATGCGGCCCTCAACAGCCTCAAAGGATCCCCCGTGGGCACCCCGTAA